DNA from Lactobacillus sp. ESL0791:
CCACAGAAAAGAATATTCATGAAATTTCCTTAGTTTATTTTTTGATAATTGTAATATTGGTAATTGCTGAGCCTGCTTCGATTATTGAGGGTCTGGCTGATCTGGTCGTGCAGCTTGTTCTGTGCGGCTTTTTTAGGCAGATTTTTGTCGGGATAAAATGGTCCATCAAGATAAATTGTTATCCAAGGTTTGGTGCCTCGGTTCGGCCGCTGATAGGTGGTAGTCATGGCAAAACTAGGCCGGTTAAGAGCCACCGGGAAATGCATACTGGTAGCAGGAAACGGACGGATCTTGGTGTAGCAGGGCCAAACATGGGCCTCGGGATAAATGGCGATTATTCCTTTTTTTGTTAAAATCACGTTTTTAATGGCACTGAGCAGTTTGCCCATTTGCACCATATCATCACCAACGGGCAGCCCGGCGTAAGGCAAAATGTATTTGCCAATAATTGGGATGCCCCAATTTGCCTGGGATGCAAGGACATAATAGTTTTTACTAGGGAAAATTATTAGCGGAAGAAAGGCATCGCCGACAGGCTGTGTATGGTTGCCATAGACAAAATAGCCTTGATCATTGACTAAGCTGATTTTGTCTTTTCCAACAACTTGGACGTGTA
Protein-coding regions in this window:
- a CDS encoding 1-acyl-sn-glycerol-3-phosphate acyltransferase, which encodes MTKKSYYYHKLTDDVVNSKNQDLHLPDNYEILPHSLGAKIWSTSMRPVAHAFALLYAKILHVQVVGKDKISLVNDQGYFVYGNHTQPVGDAFLPLIIFPSKNYYVLASQANWGIPIIGKYILPYAGLPVGDDMVQMGKLLSAIKNVILTKKGIIAIYPEAHVWPCYTKIRPFPATSMHFPVALNRPSFAMTTTYQRPNRGTKPWITIYLDGPFYPDKNLPKKAAQNKLHDQISQTLNNRSRLSNYQYYNYQKIN